One window of the Chloroflexota bacterium genome contains the following:
- a CDS encoding glycerol-3-phosphate acyltransferase produces the protein MNPLEVCLAVITGYALGSLSFANLLSHDPGEADYLHRHGAGASTTFWLHGLKAAFAVLLCDIGKGAVAMLIAQSFIGDGAAILAGIAAVAGHNWPLFHHFKGGRGVATAAGTLLPLIPLALGVGIAAAVTVFLLTRNILLASLTLYGATLALAWKLDVEASLLIYALALSGAVAAYTMVAGRHEHVGERWRSTTLKP, from the coding sequence ATGAACCCACTCGAAGTCTGCCTTGCCGTGATCACCGGGTACGCCCTTGGCTCCCTTTCCTTCGCCAACCTTCTCTCCCATGATCCGGGAGAGGCCGATTACCTCCATCGCCACGGCGCGGGGGCGTCCACCACTTTCTGGCTCCACGGGCTCAAGGCCGCCTTCGCCGTGCTCCTCTGCGACATCGGGAAAGGCGCCGTCGCTATGCTGATCGCCCAAAGCTTCATCGGCGATGGCGCGGCGATCTTGGCGGGCATCGCCGCCGTGGCAGGGCACAACTGGCCCCTCTTCCATCACTTCAAGGGAGGCCGCGGCGTCGCGACCGCCGCCGGAACGCTTCTGCCCCTTATCCCGCTCGCCCTCGGTGTCGGCATCGCGGCGGCAGTCACCGTCTTTCTCCTCACCCGCAATATCCTCCTGGCAAGCCTCACCCTCTACGGCGCGACACTCGCGTTAGCCTGGAAACTTGATGTCGAAGCCTCTCTGCTTATCTACGCTCTGGCCCTCTCAGGCGCCGTCGCAGCCTATACGATGGTCGCCGGCCGTCATGAACACGTCGGCGAGCGGTGGCGCAGCACGACTCTCAAGCCGTAA